Sequence from the Bacillus sp. BGMRC 2118 genome:
ATTAAGGAAACATGATAGAGAAGATATTGTCGTAATAATTGGTGGAGTCATTCCAGCTAAAGACTATGAGTTCTTATTAAGTAATGGGGCTTCTGCTGTTTTTGGTCCAGGAACAGTTATTCCAGTTGCCGCGGAAAAAGTACTGAATGAGGTACGTTCACGTTTAGGATATGAGAATGGTGTGAACTCGAATGACTGATCGAAAGGTCCCTAGAAAACGAGAGAAGTCAGTGAATGAACTCTCAGAAGGAGTTTTACAGGGAAATAGGGCAGTACTAGCACAGGCAATTACATTAATTGAAAGTAATGCTCCTAGACATTTTGAGAAGGCACAGGCACTGTTAAATCAAATCATTCCAAGTAGTGGGAAATCAATCCGAATCGGAATTTCAGGAGTACCTGGAGCCGGTAAAAGCACATTTATTGAAGCGTTCGGTATATATCTCTGTGAGTTAGGCCATAAAGTGGCAGTTTTAGCTGTTGACCCCTCTAGTAGCGTTACTGGAGGGAGTATTTTAGGCGATAAAACACGTATGGAACTGCTATCCAGACATCCTCATGCGTATGTGAGACCTTCTCCCTCCGCCGGAACACTTGGGGGAGTTGCGAAAAAAACAAGAGAAACGATACTTTTATGTGAAAGTGCTGGCTATGATGTCATCATTGTAGAGACAGTCGGTGTCGGTCAAAGCGAAGTAGCAGTCAGAAGTATGGTTGATATTTTTCTGTTGCTAGCATTAACAGGTGCTGGAGATGAGCTGCAAGGTATGAAAAAAGGAATAATGGAGCTTGTCGATGTACTAGTAATTAATAAGGCTGATGGAGATAACGAACAAAAAGCTTTAAGAGCAAAGCAAGAGTTTTCAAGAATACTACACTTTCTTAGACCCGCAACAAAGGGATGGTCTTCTAAGGCATTAACGTGCTCTGCATTATACAAAATTGGAATTGATACTGTATGGAATACAATCTTAGAATATGAAACAACAACGAAGAGTTCTAATGTATTCCAAGAACGGCGTGAAGCCCAAATGAAAGATTGGTTTTATTCAATGATTGTAGACCGATTACAAAGTAAATTTTTTCAACATCCAACGATCAAACAGCAACTCCCAGTCATAGAGAATCAGATCTTAACTGGTAAGCTTTCAGTAGGTCATGCGGTGAATGAATTATTTGATAGGTATGAGCAACCTAAGTGAAATTGGGTATAATATGGCTAAATTGAGTACAAGTGAGCGTGAATGTTGAATAGTAAACGATATAACTGTTAATATAAAGTCAAAGCTCGCACTTAGGAGGAAATGGAATGTCTATGAATTTTAACTTTTTTATGAATGATGTTGTAAGCCAAGCTCGTGAAGAGATGGTGAAGGCAGGGTATCAGGAGCTAAAATCTCCTGAAGAAGTAGATGAAGCTCTTGCTCAAAAAGGTACAACGTTGGTTATGGTAAATTCTGTTTGTGGATGTGCAGGAGGAATTGCTCGCCCTGCAGCCTTGCATTCAGTTCACTACGATAAGCGTCCTGATCATTTAGTGACAGTTTTTGCTGGTCAAGATAAAGAGGCAACGGCAAAAGCGCGTGAATACTTTGAAGGATACCCACCGTCATCACCATCTTTTGCCTTACTAAAAGACGGTAAAATTGTAACAATGGTAGAAAGACATGAAATTGAAGGTCATGAACCTGTTCAAGTAATCAATAAATTGCAACAAGCATTCGAACAACATTGCGAAGAAATTTAATGGAAGAAAGCCACCGATTAGTCTGTGGCTTTTTTTTATGCTTTCATGTTGCTCATATCAAATAGAGTCTTCGCTACATTTGCATAATACAATGTAAACATGCATTTCTTTAGCAACAAGAAACTAATTTTTGCATAAAGACAATAAATACTATAAAAACACACTTTCTACAGGAGAATAAAAATAGATCTAAACGAATAAATAGCATAAGTGAGAAGAAAAAACACCTCTCTCTATCTTTCTGTAAAACTAATAAATAAAAAACATATTGCATAATCATACATATGTGTTAAAATACAATCTGTTGAATATAAATGCATATTGAATTAAGTACTTGAATTTATGCGTGTATTTATTCATAATATTTATTAAATTACAAATAAAGAAAATATTATAGGGGGAGTAGTAATGACAGCAAAGAAATGGGTTCTTGGATTTATCATGTCTATCGTAATGGTTGGTATTTTAGGAGCATGTGGAAACGGTGATGAGAAAAAGTTAGTGATGTTAACATCTGCTGATTATCCACCATATGAATCTGTAGATACAGATACAAATGAAATTGTTGGATTTGATGTAGATATTGCAAAATACATCACAAAAGAATTAGGGTATGAACTAGAAGTGAAAGATATGAATTTTGATTCACTGATTACAGCCATGAATACTGAAAAAGGTGACTTCGTAATGGCAGGTATGACGCCAAATGAAGACCGTAAGAAAAATGCTGATTTCACAGATATTTACTTCACAGCTAAACATTTGGTAGTTTCTAAGAAAGACAGCGGGATCTCATCCATTGAAGATTTAAAAGGTAAAACGGTTGGAGTCCAAACAGGATCTATTCAAGAAGGTGAAGCAGAAAAGATTGCTGAAAAAGTTGATATTAAAATTGAGACTCGTAACAAAGTTCCAGAATTGGTACAAGAGATTTTAGCTGGACGCTTTGATGCAGCCATTATTGAGGATGCTGTAGCAGTGGGACATTTTAAAAACAATTCAGAGTTAAATGGATTTGAAATTGTAGAAACTGAAGAAGCAGGTTCCGCAATTGCGTTTAATAAAGACAGTGAACTAACAGAAGAATTTAACCGTGTTCTAAAAGAAATGAAGGAAAATGGGGAACTGGAAAAGCTGGTTATTAAGTGGTTTGGTGGAGAAGAATAGGTAGTTAGAAGGGAGTAGAAAAGGGCATGAATCTTAATTTCAGTCAAAATCTCGTGCCCTATATCCCTTATATTATACAAGGGCTATGGGTTACACTAGGAATTGTTTTAGTAGCAGCACTAATAGGCTTCATACTTGCAATAATATTAGCATTGTTTAAGATTAGCAGAGTTAAGGCACTCCAATGGTTTGCAGATGCCTACACGTCGGTCTTTAGAGGAACTCCTCTTATATTACAGCTTACAATCATCTACTTTGGAATACCACAGTTGCTCGGAGGAGTTGACATTCCTGCTTATGTAGCAGCTGTGTCTGCATTTGCATTGAATTCTGGTGCCTATATGTCAGAGGTCATTCGTGCAGGGATACAAGCTGTTGATAAAGGTCAACGTGAGGCAGCTATGGCGTTAGGTGTACCTTATAAGAAAATGATGTGGGATATAGTCATGCCGCAAGCATTCAAAAATATCCTGCCAG
This genomic interval carries:
- the meaB gene encoding methylmalonyl Co-A mutase-associated GTPase MeaB, with translation MTDRKVPRKREKSVNELSEGVLQGNRAVLAQAITLIESNAPRHFEKAQALLNQIIPSSGKSIRIGISGVPGAGKSTFIEAFGIYLCELGHKVAVLAVDPSSSVTGGSILGDKTRMELLSRHPHAYVRPSPSAGTLGGVAKKTRETILLCESAGYDVIIVETVGVGQSEVAVRSMVDIFLLLALTGAGDELQGMKKGIMELVDVLVINKADGDNEQKALRAKQEFSRILHFLRPATKGWSSKALTCSALYKIGIDTVWNTILEYETTTKSSNVFQERREAQMKDWFYSMIVDRLQSKFFQHPTIKQQLPVIENQILTGKLSVGHAVNELFDRYEQPK
- a CDS encoding BrxA/BrxB family bacilliredoxin, whose translation is MSMNFNFFMNDVVSQAREEMVKAGYQELKSPEEVDEALAQKGTTLVMVNSVCGCAGGIARPAALHSVHYDKRPDHLVTVFAGQDKEATAKAREYFEGYPPSSPSFALLKDGKIVTMVERHEIEGHEPVQVINKLQQAFEQHCEEI
- a CDS encoding transporter substrate-binding domain-containing protein; translated protein: MTAKKWVLGFIMSIVMVGILGACGNGDEKKLVMLTSADYPPYESVDTDTNEIVGFDVDIAKYITKELGYELEVKDMNFDSLITAMNTEKGDFVMAGMTPNEDRKKNADFTDIYFTAKHLVVSKKDSGISSIEDLKGKTVGVQTGSIQEGEAEKIAEKVDIKIETRNKVPELVQEILAGRFDAAIIEDAVAVGHFKNNSELNGFEIVETEEAGSAIAFNKDSELTEEFNRVLKEMKENGELEKLVIKWFGGEE
- a CDS encoding amino acid ABC transporter permease, which codes for MNLNFSQNLVPYIPYIIQGLWVTLGIVLVAALIGFILAIILALFKISRVKALQWFADAYTSVFRGTPLILQLTIIYFGIPQLLGGVDIPAYVAAVSAFALNSGAYMSEVIRAGIQAVDKGQREAAMALGVPYKKMMWDIVMPQAFKNILPALMNEFITLTKESALVSVIGTMDLMRRAQIIGGKTYAFFEPLLFVGLVYYLLVIILTLLGKMIERRLKQSD